The Cataglyphis hispanica isolate Lineage 1 chromosome 5, ULB_Chis1_1.0, whole genome shotgun sequence genome has a segment encoding these proteins:
- the LOC126850103 gene encoding serine-rich adhesin for platelets-like isoform X27, producing MWKVILNVLTTLIVTRLIKADYYEYNQDLYKQNTTPFKCTEDGYHADPHDCRVYYRCVDWGNGNPLTTFRFECGVGTVFSKIKGDICTHPGDSGRPECAGSENELDSNLDNPPENPSPIWTTITPQQTTIQSPVTTPQSIITTQATTRKPETAQSSLTSRPTTDQPENNCKNELECTQEEFLADTCDCKKFYRCVDEGYGKFKKYDFTCGSGTVWDPEIQGCNHAWAVKGNCRQSLENENNINNDGQWHGDMGDNGEQGNDNIGSANQSGQPGQAGDLNNQPGESGQPGQAENPDGQPGQSGSPGYPGIAGTPGFPGYPGTPGSPGTPGSPGTPGSPGTPGSPGSPGTPGSPGTPGSPGTPGSPGTPGSPGTPGSPGTPGSPGTPDSPGTPGFPGMPGSSGIPGSPGTPGPPGTPGSPGIAGSPGIPGSPGNQGTPGFPNNPSSSSYPETSGSSSTSCSPGTSETLSSSSSPDHQLSTDRCTKEGFFAHPNDCRKFYRCVSDGKSFTKYEFQCGVGTVWDSSIESCNHVYTVPHCNHTSDIIPNEPDTSLNEIDSTDRPDTSLLPPMQSSESSTIPPISSRPEISSSTQQAESITSKPIESSQTTSVSYLPPVSSTYPSTTMQVNESISNLPSVTQMTTSISYLPPSSTATTDVTSGSTPDSVSYLPPSTSASIDTKPITSTTSSPLQTGKYECNKEGFYSDPSNCKKFYRCIQGQSGYQKYEFECSPGTAWDQSVQTCNYIEQVASCSMKNNEIDQDSTSSTSNPISGSVITSSTTIASSQITATTSSSAIPTVANIPETSMELSTPEEDKTEASSTTITSVGEKPVSEKPEEIQMPESSSTENLSESSSEQSSSELSEESSSSTESHVSNCTTQKPNNTIVCNNEGFYPHPVRCDKFYRCVDNGNGFNVYHFDCPPGTIFDSSISVCNYPESVYPARDCTTGSTTLSSVNVESTTESETSKESTIITTTIQSTTQQAEESTIISSTTISSTITTTESTITSGTESTTVEISENTENMTESTVESITAITENIIDSSSTERTEAPDSTESTESEKSTTEFEESTTGSQEQSTTESQEQLTTESQEQLTTESQEQLTTESQEQLTTESSNTEGQEQSTTESQEQSTIESQEQSTTESQEQSTTESSELTTMKPASATPCAIGNLTDDQIALVCPTGFRRHPKYCNLFYQCTSEGNMEIKILVLSCPENTIFDEKKIQCLPADKSSDPCTGAKANVRLYRRLENNALSPVKVSSNQLCPEEGHFPYQQGCSNNFYKCKQDIRDNLQGYFYKCPENFIYWSISRRCERVTRLPMCSHLANRNKTDWNNRWQIPTEDFNLSARMLRFS from the exons ATGTGGAAAGTGATCCTGAATGTTTTAACGACATTAATTGTAACAAGACTGATAAAAGCTG attattatgaatataaccAAGATCTATACAAACAGAATACTACTCCCTTCAAGTGTACAGAGGATGGTTACCATGCTGATCCGCATGACTGCAGGGTTTACTACAGATGCGTGGATTGGGGCAACGGCAACCCATTGACAACCTTTAGATTCGAATGTGGAGTAGGCactgtattttcaaaaattaaaggagATATTTGCACACATCCGGGAGATAGCGGTCGCCCTGAATGCGCCGGATCTGAAAATGAACTTGATTCAAATCTAGATAATCCTCCAGAGAATCCTTCTCCCATATGGACAACAATCACACCGCAACAAACCACTATACAATCTCCAGTGACTACACCACAATCAATAATTACGACCCAAGCGACAACCAGAAAACCGGAAACAGCGCAATCATCGCTAACAAGCCGACCAACCACAGATCAaccagaaaataattgtaaaaatgaacTTGAATGTACACAAGAAGAATTTCTAGCCGATACCTGCgactgcaaaaaattttatagatgcgTAGATGAAGGTTACGGAAAGTTTAAAAAGTATGATTTTACATGCGGTTCGGGAACTGTTTGGGACCCAGAAATTCAAGGGTGCAATCATGCCTGGGCTGTCAAAGGAAATTGCAGGCAAAGCTTGgaaaatgaaaacaatattaataatgatggaCAATGGCACGGAGACATGGGAGATAATGGCGAACAAGGAAATGATAATATTGGCAGTGCAAACCAGTCTGGTCAACCAGGACAAGCCGGAGATCTTAATAATCAGCCAGGAGAATCGGGACAACCAGGACAAGCTGAAAATCCAGATGGTCAACCGGGACAATCGGGTTCTCCAGGCTACCCAGGAATAGCAGGCACTCCAGGTTTTCCCGGCTATCCGGGAACACCAGGTTCTCCAGGCACGCCTGGTTCTCCAGGTACGCCAGGTTCTCCAGGTACGCCAGGTTCTCCTG GTTCTCCGGGCACGCCAGGTTCTCCGGGCACGCCAGGTTCTCCGGGCACGCCAGGTTCTCCGGGCACGCCAG GTTCTCCGGGCACGCCAGGTTCTCCAGGTACACCGGGATCTCCAGGTACACCAGATTCTCCAGGCACGCCAGGTTTTCCAGGCATGCCAGGTTCTTCAGGCATTCCGGGTTCTCCAGGTACACCGGGTCCTCCAGGTACACCAGGTTCTCCGGGTATAGCAGGTTCTCCGGGCATTCCAGGCTCTCCTGGAAATCAAGGGACTCCAGGTTTTCCGAACAATCCAAGCTCTTCGAGCTATCCAGAGACATCAGGTTCTTCAAGCACGTCATGTTCTCCTGGAACTTCTGAAACTTTGAGTTCATCAAGCTCCCCTGACCATCAATTATCGACAG ATCGTTGTACGAAAGAAGGCTTTTTTGCTCATCCAAATGATTGTCGCAAGTTTTATCGATGCGTAAGTGATGGCAAGTCTTTTACAAAATACGAATTTCAATGCGGTGTTGGAACTGTCTGGGATTCATCTATTGAAAGTTGTAATCACGTTTACACCGTACCACATTGCAATCATACAAGCGATATAATTCCGAATGAACCCGACACATCGCTAAACGAAATAGATAGCACCGACAGGCCGGATACGAGTTTATTACCGCCTATGCAATCTTCAGAAAGTTCTACTATTCCACCTATATCTTCAAGACCGGAGATATCGTCTTCGACTCAGCAGGCTGAAAGTATTACGAGTAAACCTATTGAATCATCCCAAACTACATCAGTTTCTTATTTGCCACCCGTTAGTAGTACATATCCATCTACAACAATGCAAGTTAACGAATCCATTTCTAATCTGCCTTCCGTAACTCAAATGACCACTTCTATATCCTATTTACCACCTTCAAGTACTGCAACTACAGATGTAACATCTGGATCCACGCCCGATTCTGTTTCATATTTGCCACCTAGTACTAGCGCATCTATAGATACAAAACCCATAACGAGCACTACATCGTCTCCGCTTCAAACTGGAAAATACGAATGTAATAAAGAAGGTTTCTATTCGGATCCTagtaattgcaaaaaattctatCGTTGTATACAAGGCCAATCTGGTTATCAAAAGTACGAGTTTGAATGTAGTCCAGGCACAGCATGGGATCAATCCGTACAAACATGCAATTATATTGAACAAGTAGCTTCGtgttcaatgaaaaataacgaGATCGATCAAGATTCGACATCCAGTACTTCTAATCCCATATCTGGATCTGTTATCACAAGTTCTACAACTATTGCCTCCAGTCAAATCACTGCAACTACCTCGTCATCCGCAATTCCAACAGTTGCCAATATTCCAGAAACATCTATGGAATTGTCTACGCCGGAAGAAGATAAAACAGAAGCTTCGTCAACAACAATTACTAGCGTCGGCGAAAAACCAGTTTCAGAAAAACCAGAAGAAATTCAAATGCCTGAAAGCTCCAGCACGGAAAATTTATCCGAATCCTCATCCGAACAATCTAGTTCCGAATTAAGCGAAGAATCATCTTCATCTACTGAGTCACACGTATCAAATTGCACGACTCAAAAGCCAAACAATACGATAGTATGCAACAACGAAGGTTTCTATCCACATCCAGTTCGATGTGATAAGTTCTATCGCTGCGTTGATAATGGCAATGGTTTCAACGTGTATCATTTTGATTGTCCACCAGGCACTATATTTGATTCTAGCATCAGCGTATGCAATTATCCTGAATCTGTTTATCCTGCGAGAGATTGTACGACTGGAAGTACTACTTTGAGCAGTGTTAACGTGGAATCCACAACCGAATCTGAAACGTCAAAAGAATCAACGATAATTACCACTACTATACAGAGTACAACTCAACAAGCAGAAGAAAGCACAATTATATCTAGTACAACGATATCGTCTACAATAACTACTACAGAAAGCACTATAACTTCTGGTACAGAATCCACAACTGTggaaatatcagaaaatacCGAAAATATGACAGAGTCCACTGTTGAATCAATTACTGCCAtcacagaaaatattatcgattcaTCTAGCACTGAACGGACTGAAGCTCCTGACTCCACGGAATCAACGGAGTCTGAAAAATCCACGACCGAATTTGAAGAATCTACAACAGGATCTCAGGAACAATCGACGACTGAATCGCAGGAGCAATTGACGACTGAATCGCAGGAGCAATTGACGACTGAATCGCAAGAGCAATTGACGACTGAATCGCAAGAGCAATTAACGACAGAATCATCTAATACGGAAGGTCAAGAGCAATCAACGACTGAATCGCAGGAGCAATCAACGATAGAATCTCAAGAACAGTCTACGACAGAGTCTCAGGAACAATCGACGACTGAATCATCAGAACTAACAACGATGAAACCAGCATCTGCAACACCTTGCGCTATAGGCAATTTGACCGATGACCAAATAGCTCTAGTTTGTCCTACTGGCTTCCGAAGGCAtccaaaatattgcaatttattctaTCAATGTACCTCCGAGGGAAATATGGAAATCAAAATCCTCGTATTGAGTTGCCCCGAAAATACTATATTTGATGAGAAAAAGATTCAGTGTCTACCTGCAGATAAAAGTAGTGATCCATGCACAGGCGCCAAAGCAAACGTCAGATTATATAGAAGACTGGAAAATAATGCTTTATCTCCC GTAAAAGTATCGTCAAATCAGCTTTGTCCGGAAGAAGGACATTTCCCTTACCAACAAGGTTGCagtaacaatttttacaaGTGTAAACAGGACATTCGAGACAATTTACAAGGATACTTTTACAAATGTCCCGAGAACTTTATCTATTGGTCGATTTCCAGAAGATGCGAACGCGTGACGCGTCTTCCAATGTGTTCGCATTTGGCGAACAGAAACAAAACCGATTGGAACAATAGATGGCAAATACCAACCGAAGACTTTAATCTTTCCGCCAGAATGTTACGTTTCTCATGA
- the LOC126850103 gene encoding serine-rich adhesin for platelets-like isoform X10 has protein sequence MWKVILNVLTTLIVTRLIKADYYEYNQDLYKQNTTPFKCTEDGYHADPHDCRVYYRCVDWGNGNPLTTFRFECGVGTVFSKIKGDICTHPGDSGRPECAGSENELDSNLDNPPENPSPIWTTITPQQTTIQSPVTTPQSIITTQATTRKPETAQSSLTSRPTTDQPENNCKNELECTQEEFLADTCDCKKFYRCVDEGYGKFKKYDFTCGSGTVWDPEIQGCNHAWAVKGNCRQSLENENNINNDGQWHGDMGDNGEQGNDNIGSANQSGQPGQAGDLNNQPGESGQPGQAENPDGQPGQSGSPGYPGIAGTPGFPGYPGTPGSPGTPGSPGTPGSPGTPGSPGTPGSPGTPGSPGTPGSPGTPGYPGTPGSPGTPGSPGTPGSPGTPGSPGTPGSPGTPGSPGTPGSPGTPGSPGTPDSPGTPGFPGMPGSSGIPGSPGTPGPPGTPGSPGIAGSPGIPGSPGNQGTPGFPNNPSSSSYPETSGSSSTSCSPGTSETLSSSSSPDHQLSTDRCTKEGFFAHPNDCRKFYRCVSDGKSFTKYEFQCGVGTVWDSSIESCNHVYTVPHCNHTSDIIPNEPDTSLNEIDSTDRPDTSLLPPMQSSESSTIPPISSRPEISSSTQQAESITSKPIESSQTTSVSYLPPVSSTYPSTTMQVNESISNLPSVTQMTTSISYLPPSSTATTDVTSGSTPDSVSYLPPSTSASIDTKPITSTTSSPLQTGKYECNKEGFYSDPSNCKKFYRCIQGQSGYQKYEFECSPGTAWDQSVQTCNYIEQVASCSMKNNEIDQDSTSSTSNPISGSVITSSTTIASSQITATTSSSAIPTVANIPETSMELSTPEEDKTEASSTTITSVGEKPVSEKPEEIQMPESSSTENLSESSSEQSSSELSEESSSSTESHVSNCTTQKPNNTIVCNNEGFYPHPVRCDKFYRCVDNGNGFNVYHFDCPPGTIFDSSISVCNYPESVYPARDCTTGSTTLSSVNVESTTESETSKESTIITTTIQSTTQQAEESTIISSTTISSTITTTESTITSGTESTTVEISENTENMTESTVESITAITENIIDSSSTERTEAPDSTESTESEKSTTEFEESTTGSQEQSTTESQEQLTTESQEQLTTESQEQLTTESQEQLTTESSNTEGQEQSTTESQEQSTIESQEQSTTESQEQSTTESSELTTMKPASATPCAIGNLTDDQIALVCPTGFRRHPKYCNLFYQCTSEGNMEIKILVLSCPENTIFDEKKIQCLPADKSSDPCTGAKANVRLYRRLENNALSPVKVSSNQLCPEEGHFPYQQGCSNNFYKCKQDIRDNLQGYFYKCPENFIYWSISRRCERVTRLPMCSHLANRNKTDWNNRWQIPTEDFNLSARMLRFS, from the exons ATGTGGAAAGTGATCCTGAATGTTTTAACGACATTAATTGTAACAAGACTGATAAAAGCTG attattatgaatataaccAAGATCTATACAAACAGAATACTACTCCCTTCAAGTGTACAGAGGATGGTTACCATGCTGATCCGCATGACTGCAGGGTTTACTACAGATGCGTGGATTGGGGCAACGGCAACCCATTGACAACCTTTAGATTCGAATGTGGAGTAGGCactgtattttcaaaaattaaaggagATATTTGCACACATCCGGGAGATAGCGGTCGCCCTGAATGCGCCGGATCTGAAAATGAACTTGATTCAAATCTAGATAATCCTCCAGAGAATCCTTCTCCCATATGGACAACAATCACACCGCAACAAACCACTATACAATCTCCAGTGACTACACCACAATCAATAATTACGACCCAAGCGACAACCAGAAAACCGGAAACAGCGCAATCATCGCTAACAAGCCGACCAACCACAGATCAaccagaaaataattgtaaaaatgaacTTGAATGTACACAAGAAGAATTTCTAGCCGATACCTGCgactgcaaaaaattttatagatgcgTAGATGAAGGTTACGGAAAGTTTAAAAAGTATGATTTTACATGCGGTTCGGGAACTGTTTGGGACCCAGAAATTCAAGGGTGCAATCATGCCTGGGCTGTCAAAGGAAATTGCAGGCAAAGCTTGgaaaatgaaaacaatattaataatgatggaCAATGGCACGGAGACATGGGAGATAATGGCGAACAAGGAAATGATAATATTGGCAGTGCAAACCAGTCTGGTCAACCAGGACAAGCCGGAGATCTTAATAATCAGCCAGGAGAATCGGGACAACCAGGACAAGCTGAAAATCCAGATGGTCAACCGGGACAATCGGGTTCTCCAGGCTACCCAGGAATAGCAGGCACTCCAGGTTTTCCCGGCTATCCGGGAACACCAGGTTCTCCAGGCACGCCTGGTTCTCCAGGTACGCCAGGTTCTCCAGGTACGCCAG GTTCTCCGGGCACGCCAGGTTCTCCGGGCACGCCAGGTTCTCCGGGCACGCCAGGTTCTCCGGGCACGCCAG GTTATCCGGGCACGCCAGGTTCTCCGGGCACGCCAGGTTCTCCGGGGACGCCTGGTTCTCCGGGCACGCCTGGTTCTCCGGGCACGCCTGGTTCTCCGGGCACGCCAG GTTCTCCGGGCACGCCAGGTTCTCCAGGTACACCGGGATCTCCAGGTACACCAGATTCTCCAGGCACGCCAGGTTTTCCAGGCATGCCAGGTTCTTCAGGCATTCCGGGTTCTCCAGGTACACCGGGTCCTCCAGGTACACCAGGTTCTCCGGGTATAGCAGGTTCTCCGGGCATTCCAGGCTCTCCTGGAAATCAAGGGACTCCAGGTTTTCCGAACAATCCAAGCTCTTCGAGCTATCCAGAGACATCAGGTTCTTCAAGCACGTCATGTTCTCCTGGAACTTCTGAAACTTTGAGTTCATCAAGCTCCCCTGACCATCAATTATCGACAG ATCGTTGTACGAAAGAAGGCTTTTTTGCTCATCCAAATGATTGTCGCAAGTTTTATCGATGCGTAAGTGATGGCAAGTCTTTTACAAAATACGAATTTCAATGCGGTGTTGGAACTGTCTGGGATTCATCTATTGAAAGTTGTAATCACGTTTACACCGTACCACATTGCAATCATACAAGCGATATAATTCCGAATGAACCCGACACATCGCTAAACGAAATAGATAGCACCGACAGGCCGGATACGAGTTTATTACCGCCTATGCAATCTTCAGAAAGTTCTACTATTCCACCTATATCTTCAAGACCGGAGATATCGTCTTCGACTCAGCAGGCTGAAAGTATTACGAGTAAACCTATTGAATCATCCCAAACTACATCAGTTTCTTATTTGCCACCCGTTAGTAGTACATATCCATCTACAACAATGCAAGTTAACGAATCCATTTCTAATCTGCCTTCCGTAACTCAAATGACCACTTCTATATCCTATTTACCACCTTCAAGTACTGCAACTACAGATGTAACATCTGGATCCACGCCCGATTCTGTTTCATATTTGCCACCTAGTACTAGCGCATCTATAGATACAAAACCCATAACGAGCACTACATCGTCTCCGCTTCAAACTGGAAAATACGAATGTAATAAAGAAGGTTTCTATTCGGATCCTagtaattgcaaaaaattctatCGTTGTATACAAGGCCAATCTGGTTATCAAAAGTACGAGTTTGAATGTAGTCCAGGCACAGCATGGGATCAATCCGTACAAACATGCAATTATATTGAACAAGTAGCTTCGtgttcaatgaaaaataacgaGATCGATCAAGATTCGACATCCAGTACTTCTAATCCCATATCTGGATCTGTTATCACAAGTTCTACAACTATTGCCTCCAGTCAAATCACTGCAACTACCTCGTCATCCGCAATTCCAACAGTTGCCAATATTCCAGAAACATCTATGGAATTGTCTACGCCGGAAGAAGATAAAACAGAAGCTTCGTCAACAACAATTACTAGCGTCGGCGAAAAACCAGTTTCAGAAAAACCAGAAGAAATTCAAATGCCTGAAAGCTCCAGCACGGAAAATTTATCCGAATCCTCATCCGAACAATCTAGTTCCGAATTAAGCGAAGAATCATCTTCATCTACTGAGTCACACGTATCAAATTGCACGACTCAAAAGCCAAACAATACGATAGTATGCAACAACGAAGGTTTCTATCCACATCCAGTTCGATGTGATAAGTTCTATCGCTGCGTTGATAATGGCAATGGTTTCAACGTGTATCATTTTGATTGTCCACCAGGCACTATATTTGATTCTAGCATCAGCGTATGCAATTATCCTGAATCTGTTTATCCTGCGAGAGATTGTACGACTGGAAGTACTACTTTGAGCAGTGTTAACGTGGAATCCACAACCGAATCTGAAACGTCAAAAGAATCAACGATAATTACCACTACTATACAGAGTACAACTCAACAAGCAGAAGAAAGCACAATTATATCTAGTACAACGATATCGTCTACAATAACTACTACAGAAAGCACTATAACTTCTGGTACAGAATCCACAACTGTggaaatatcagaaaatacCGAAAATATGACAGAGTCCACTGTTGAATCAATTACTGCCAtcacagaaaatattatcgattcaTCTAGCACTGAACGGACTGAAGCTCCTGACTCCACGGAATCAACGGAGTCTGAAAAATCCACGACCGAATTTGAAGAATCTACAACAGGATCTCAGGAACAATCGACGACTGAATCGCAGGAGCAATTGACGACTGAATCGCAGGAGCAATTGACGACTGAATCGCAAGAGCAATTGACGACTGAATCGCAAGAGCAATTAACGACAGAATCATCTAATACGGAAGGTCAAGAGCAATCAACGACTGAATCGCAGGAGCAATCAACGATAGAATCTCAAGAACAGTCTACGACAGAGTCTCAGGAACAATCGACGACTGAATCATCAGAACTAACAACGATGAAACCAGCATCTGCAACACCTTGCGCTATAGGCAATTTGACCGATGACCAAATAGCTCTAGTTTGTCCTACTGGCTTCCGAAGGCAtccaaaatattgcaatttattctaTCAATGTACCTCCGAGGGAAATATGGAAATCAAAATCCTCGTATTGAGTTGCCCCGAAAATACTATATTTGATGAGAAAAAGATTCAGTGTCTACCTGCAGATAAAAGTAGTGATCCATGCACAGGCGCCAAAGCAAACGTCAGATTATATAGAAGACTGGAAAATAATGCTTTATCTCCC GTAAAAGTATCGTCAAATCAGCTTTGTCCGGAAGAAGGACATTTCCCTTACCAACAAGGTTGCagtaacaatttttacaaGTGTAAACAGGACATTCGAGACAATTTACAAGGATACTTTTACAAATGTCCCGAGAACTTTATCTATTGGTCGATTTCCAGAAGATGCGAACGCGTGACGCGTCTTCCAATGTGTTCGCATTTGGCGAACAGAAACAAAACCGATTGGAACAATAGATGGCAAATACCAACCGAAGACTTTAATCTTTCCGCCAGAATGTTACGTTTCTCATGA